The window AGCATCGCCGCGACGATGCTGGTGACGATGTTCAGCCCCCCGTACATCAGGTAAGCGAGCAGGAGCGTCCAGGAGAGGGCGGCGAACAGCGTCAGGACGAAAGCGCAAAGGACGGCCGCGGGAGGACGATACGCCGCGTAGACGAGCACCAGGACCAGGACGAAGGAGGAGAGGAAGGAAAAGACCATGTCCCGCCAGATCACGCCGTTCGCCTCCGCGGCGCTCGCGTACTCTCCCGCGAGACCGACCTGGATCCCGGTGTCGGTCCCGGACCCGCCGGAGACCTTCGCGGCGATCCCGGCCACCTCCCGGTACAGCGCGGCGACGAACGCCGTGTCCTTCGAGGATCCCCCCGGACGCACCATCAAGAGGGCGACGGTCCGGTCCGCATCCATGTAATATCCGGAGGAGAGGTCGATCCCCTTCGTGACCGTCCTCCGGAGCAGGCTCTCCCGGACGATCTCCCGAAGATTCAGTGGATCCCCGGAAATCCACTCCGCCTCGAGCGGGAAAGCCAGCGGGGAGAGCAATGCTTCCCGGTTCCTCCGGATCTGGCGCCGGATCCCTTCCGGGGACAGGCGCTCCGAAAGACGGGCCACCCCTCCCGAATCGAGGTACGCCGGGAAATGGTCACCGACGAACCGTCCCTGGGATCGCATCAGGTTGTAATCGACGGAGGCAACCCTCGGTGAGGCGGCCAGTTCCTCTCCGATCGTCTCCACCGCCTGGATCAGCCGGTCCGGCGATCCCTCGCGCGACGAAACCACCAGGACCAGGCTGTCCATCATTCCGAAATCCTCGAGGAACCCCCGGAATGCGCGGATCGTCGGGTTCCCTTCCGGCAGAACATCCAGCAGGTTCGTCCGGACCGGGATGCGCGCCACGATCCCGCCGGAAACGGCGGCGGCGAACAGAACGGCGACAGCGATCTTCCCCGGCCGGGCGTCGATCACCCGAGCCAGGCCCAGAAGAATCCGGGTCGTCATTCAGGAAGGCTTTCGCGCGATGGTGGTCTTACTCACCCCGGGGAGGAGGATCCTCCCGCCGGTTCCTGCAAACAAGCCTCGGGCGAGCGCGCCGAACAGCATGGTGGCCAACCGCGGCGCGATGCGGGGGGGTGTCGTGTTGCGGCCCGGAAATGTCCGTATCTTCCCGAAGCCCGCCTCGGCGAGCATCATCGTGAGCACTCGGGGGGGAAAATCGAAGAGATGAAAGGGGGGATCGTATAGTCCGTCACCCAATCCGAATGGGGAAAGCAGGCGGACGACCGGCGTGGTGTCGGGTACCCGCACAAGGAGCACCCCGCCCGGTTCGAGGAGCGCGAATACCTTTCTCAACGCGGATATCGGGTCGTACAGGTGTTCCAGCACATAGAACATGGTGATCGCGCGGTATGCCGCGCCCGAACGGGAAAATTCATCGAGGGTTTCCAATCGGACGGGAATGCCTTTCGCCGAGGCGGCGGCAACCGTCTCCGGGGACGGGTCGATCCCTTCCGCATCCCATCCCCGGTCCCGCATCAGCGAGACGAATCCGCCGTACCCGCACCCCACGTCCAGCAGGCGGGGCGGACCGGATCCGTTCCTCGATGCATCGAGGTGGTCGGCCGCCTCCCGAAAGACATTCCCCATGAGGAGATTCCAACTCGCCTCGTCCCCGCCGTCACGGGCATGATACTTCCCGTAGAGCCCGGGGAGTTCCTCCTCCGGCGGCTTCGGATGGACGTAGACCAGCCCGCATCCGCCGCAACGGACGATGGGGTATCCATTCCGGACCGCGACGGGTTGCGGCGCATCACGACCGCAGAGGATGCACCGGGAGAAACACGTCTTCGGCATTTTATGGTACCCGCATCACCGGGAGCTACCCGTTGAGTCCGCCCGCCGCTTCGGGGCTCCCTGCCGATCGGGATTCCAGGTAGTTCGCGATGGTGTCGATGGATACCAGCACTTTCACCGCCAGCGCGCGATCCTCGATGGCGACGCCGAACTCCTTCTGGATGCCGAGCACCAGTTCCAGCGCGTCGATCGAGTCGAGTCCGAGGCTCCCGGGCCCGAACAGCGGCGCATCATCGCCGATCCCCTCGACCGCCGTGGAGAGATTCAGACGAACGGACAGGATTTCCCGGATCTTCTTCTTCGTTGCTTCCGCTTCCAGGGCGTTTCCTCCTTCTTTCCCGCTTTCCCGTCAATGTACCCTAAAAGAGGGAACACGGAAAAATCCTTTTTTCTTGACGGGGAGAGACCAAATCGAGGTTAAATGATTGTTCATGGGACGAAATGATATCGCCTTGATCACCGGCGGCAGCAAGGGGATCGGGGCCGCCATCGCCCGCGCCCTGGCGCGGGATGGCTTCGACATCTGGCTCAACTATCGAACGGACCACGAAGCGGCGAAGGAAGTCTC is drawn from bacterium and contains these coding sequences:
- a CDS encoding acyl carrier protein — its product is MEAEATKKKIREILSVRLNLSTAVEGIGDDAPLFGPGSLGLDSIDALELVLGIQKEFGVAIEDRALAVKVLVSIDTIANYLESRSAGSPEAAGGLNG
- a CDS encoding class I SAM-dependent methyltransferase, whose translation is MPKTCFSRCILCGRDAPQPVAVRNGYPIVRCGGCGLVYVHPKPPEEELPGLYGKYHARDGGDEASWNLLMGNVFREAADHLDASRNGSGPPRLLDVGCGYGGFVSLMRDRGWDAEGIDPSPETVAAASAKGIPVRLETLDEFSRSGAAYRAITMFYVLEHLYDPISALRKVFALLEPGGVLLVRVPDTTPVVRLLSPFGLGDGLYDPPFHLFDFPPRVLTMMLAEAGFGKIRTFPGRNTTPPRIAPRLATMLFGALARGLFAGTGGRILLPGVSKTTIARKPS